One genomic segment of Pedobacter endophyticus includes these proteins:
- a CDS encoding protein-disulfide reductase DsbD N-terminal domain-containing protein: MKKITMALSLVLFTVLGAFAQIEKPVTWSYAAKKVSSTEAVLYIKATIDDKWHIYSQNMQDGGPIKTSFTFSPSKDFSLIGKTIEPKAIKKYESTFKMNVSYFENAVVFQQKVKLNKAATTVKGKVEFMVCNDKQCLPPDEVEFSIPVK; this comes from the coding sequence ATGAAAAAAATCACCATGGCGCTTTCGCTGGTATTATTTACCGTTTTGGGAGCGTTCGCACAAATTGAAAAACCAGTAACCTGGTCGTACGCCGCTAAAAAAGTGAGCAGCACTGAAGCAGTTTTGTATATTAAGGCTACAATTGATGATAAATGGCACATTTATTCGCAAAACATGCAAGATGGAGGCCCTATTAAAACCAGTTTCACGTTTTCGCCTTCTAAAGACTTTTCTCTTATAGGAAAAACCATTGAACCAAAGGCCATTAAAAAATACGAAAGCACTTTTAAAATGAACGTAAGCTACTTCGAAAATGCGGTAGTGTTTCAACAGAAGGTAAAGCTAAACAAAGCGGCTACAACCGTTAAAGGCAAAGTAGAGTTTATGGTATGTAACGATAAACAATGTTTGCCGCCGGATGAAGTTGAATTTAGTATTCCCGTTAAGTAA